GAGTCGATGCTCGCGCGGACCGTGGCGCGCGTCGCGCCTCTCGCGTCGCCGGAGAGGGTGCTTGTGGTTACCGGCGCCCCCTTCGTCGACCGGACGCGGCGGGAGCTGCCGGATCTCCCGCCGGAAAACGTCATCGGCGAGCCGGTGGGACGGAACACCGCGCCCTGCGTCGCCCTCGCCGCGGCGCGCGCCGCCGCGCGCTATGGGAACGAAGAGGTGATGGCGATGCTCCCGGCGGATCACCACATCGAGGGGGAAGAGCGCTTTCGCGAACTGCTCTCGGCCGGAGCCGATTTCTGCCGCGGCGAGGGGGAGACGTTACTCACGCTCGGCGTCCGCCCGGACCGCCCCGAAACCGGCTACGGATATCTCGAAATGGGGGAGGAGATCCGCGGCGGCGGCGTCCCGGTCCGCCGGGTGAACCGCTTCATCGAGAAGCCCGATCGGAAGAGGGCGGAGGAATACGTGCGCTCCGGCCGCCATCTCTGGAACAGCGGCATGTTCCTTTGGCGGGTGGACGCGATCACGAACGCGATCCTCCGCCACATGCCGGAGCTCGAGGAGCCGATGCGGCTTTTCCGAGGCGCCGCGGAGAAAGATCTCTCCTCGGTTCTCGAATCCGTGTACGAAGATCTCCCCGACCTCTCGATCGATTACGGCGTCATGGAGAAGGCGGAGCGCGTCGCCGCCATCGCCGCCGATTTCAGGTGGAACGACGTGGGGAGCTGGAGCGCCCTCGGCGATTTGATCGATGCGGACGCCGAGGGGAACGCGGCGGTGGGCGGGCACCTGGGAATCGACTCGCGCCGCTGCGTCGTCTACTCCTCCGGCCGGTTGATCGCCACCGTCGGCGTCGACGACCTGATCGTCGTGGAGACGGACGGCGCGGTCCTCGTCTGTCCCCGCGACCGTGCGCAGGACGTGCGCCTCGTCGTGGAGCGCCTCCGTCGCGAAGGACGCCGGGATCTCCTCTAAACCGGCCGCTCCGCCTCCTTCGCCCCCATCCCGCTCCACCCGAGCGAACATTCGCCCGAATCGACCCGATTCGGGCGGAGTTGGTCCGATTCGCACCGGGCCGAGCGGATCCAGGTTACTCCCCTTTTCCCCGCCACGGATTTTACTTCCCCGAGGAAAGTTTTTCCCTTTTCCATCAATTTGAATCATCTGGGTCGAATCGTCCTAACAGATTGTAATTATTTCAGATCCGCCTTCCGGACTCCCTTAAGAAAACGGCCGGGGTGCCGATTCGTAAGGAAACGATTGCACCCATTCGACTCCGGTCCGGATCGCGGCTCCAGGGAGGTGCGCGATGACGCGTGAGGAGCGTTGGGTGATCGTGGGTCTGGCGTGGTTGATCCTCTTCGGTTGTGTCGCGGAGAGGTGGCGTCGCGGGGCGGGAGCGGCGGGTCCGCCGGTGGATCTCCCCACGACGCAAGCGGAGCCGGTCGGACTCGGAGAGGAAGAGAGAGCGCCGGGCCCCCCACCGCCGATTGAACTGAATCGTTGCGACGCCGCGGAGCTGGAGAGACTCCCCGGCATCGGTCCGGTCCGGGCGAACCGGATCGTGGAGTGGCGGGAACGGCACGGCCCCTTTCGAAGTGTTCGGGATCTTCTCCGGGTGCCCGGACTGGGACCGAAGACCTTGGCGCGGATCGATTCCCTTCTCGTCGTCGTCGGTGGGGAGGGAGGAGCCGGAGCGGAAGAAGGATCGAAGGGGGCCGCTCCTGAAGAAGCGGATGGATCGCAATCCCCGCGTTGATCCGAATCGTCCCTCGGGGGGGGCGGCGACGGGAGGCGCATGAGCTACGATCTGACGGACATGCTGGTTCAGGCGGAAGTGATCTCGCCCGAACAACAGCAGCGCGTTCTCAAACAGATGGAGTCGACCCACCAGCCGAGCGATCGCTGCCTGGTCGAACTCGGCTACGTCGAGGAGACGGAACTCGTCCAGTTCCTCAGCCGGGTGTTCAAGGTGCCGGGCGCGGAACTGGACGAGAGCCGGATCGATCGGACCGTGCTCGATCTCGTTTCGAGCGACATCTGCTCCAAGTTCAGCGTTCTTCCGCTCCGCCGCGAGGGACGTATTCTTCATCTCGCCATGGCCGATCCGAGCAACATCTACGCGGTGGAGGACATCAAGTTCCTGACCGGTCTCGAGGTGCGCCCCCTGGTCGCCACCGAGTCCCGCCTCCGCGCGGCGATCGGCAACGCCTACGACAACTCCTCCGAAGCGCTCGAGAACCTGATGAAGGATTTCGAGGAGGACGAGGTGGAGGTGGTGGATACCGACGAGGAGTCGGAGGGCGCCTCCGAGTACGCCTCCGACGCGCCGGTGGTCAAGCTGGTCAATTCGATCATCGCCGAGGCGGTGCAGCGAAAGGCGAGCGACATCCATATCGAGCCCTTCGAAAAGCTCCTTCGGGTCCGTTTCCGCATCGACGGCACGCTGTACACGGTGATGACCCCGCCGATCCGCATGAAAAACTCGATCACCTCCCGCATGAAGATCATGGCCAGCCTGGACATCGCCGAGAAGCGGGTCCCCCAGGACGGCAACATCAAGATCCGGATCCAGAACCGCACCATCGACCTCCGCGTCTCCTCGCTCCCCACTCTCTTCGGGGAAAAGATCGTTCTCCGGGTGCTGGACCAGTCGAACCTGAACATCGATCTCACCAAGCTCGGGTTCGATCCTTTGGCTCTGAATAACTTCGAAAGGGCGATTCGCTCTCCGTGGGGCATGGTGCTTGTGACCGGACCGACGGGAAGCGGAAAGACGACCACCCTTTATTCGGCTCTCTCCACCATCAACGACCCGACCACCAACATCATGACCGCCGAGGATCCGGTGGAGTACAACCTGGAGGGAATCAACCAGGTCGCGATCCGCGAGCAGGCGGGGCTCACCTTCGATTCGGCGCTCCGGGCGTTTTTGCGGCAGGACCCGAACATCATCATGGTCGGCGAGATCCGCGACTACAAGACCGCCGAGATCGCCGTCAAGGCGGCGCTGACCGGCCACCTGGTGCTCTCCACCCTTCACACCAACGACGCGCCGAGCACCATCAACCGTTTGGTCGACATGGGGGTGGAGCCTTTCCTGGTTTCCTCCTCGGT
The genomic region above belongs to Candidatus Eisenbacteria bacterium and contains:
- a CDS encoding helix-hairpin-helix domain-containing protein, translating into MTREERWVIVGLAWLILFGCVAERWRRGAGAAGPPVDLPTTQAEPVGLGEEERAPGPPPPIELNRCDAAELERLPGIGPVRANRIVEWRERHGPFRSVRDLLRVPGLGPKTLARIDSLLVVVGGEGGAGAEEGSKGAAPEEADGSQSPR
- the pilB gene encoding type IV-A pilus assembly ATPase PilB — protein: MSYDLTDMLVQAEVISPEQQQRVLKQMESTHQPSDRCLVELGYVEETELVQFLSRVFKVPGAELDESRIDRTVLDLVSSDICSKFSVLPLRREGRILHLAMADPSNIYAVEDIKFLTGLEVRPLVATESRLRAAIGNAYDNSSEALENLMKDFEEDEVEVVDTDEESEGASEYASDAPVVKLVNSIIAEAVQRKASDIHIEPFEKLLRVRFRIDGTLYTVMTPPIRMKNSITSRMKIMASLDIAEKRVPQDGNIKIRIQNRTIDLRVSSLPTLFGEKIVLRVLDQSNLNIDLTKLGFDPLALNNFERAIRSPWGMVLVTGPTGSGKTTTLYSALSTINDPTTNIMTAEDPVEYNLEGINQVAIREQAGLTFDSALRAFLRQDPNIIMVGEIRDYKTAEIAVKAALTGHLVLSTLHTNDAPSTINRLVDMGVEPFLVSSSVRLILAQRLVRKVCSKCAAEVTPHPEALAELGVTPEWAKDIVFRQGAGCEVCNQSGYSGRLGLYEVMPISPAISQLILDRKSAEEIRKKAQEEGMLTLRQDGITKIEKGITTIEEIIRETAAV
- a CDS encoding mannose-1-phosphate guanylyltransferase, whose protein sequence is MIVVVMAGGSGTRFWPRSRESEPKQFLPLLGPESMLARTVARVAPLASPERVLVVTGAPFVDRTRRELPDLPPENVIGEPVGRNTAPCVALAAARAAARYGNEEVMAMLPADHHIEGEERFRELLSAGADFCRGEGETLLTLGVRPDRPETGYGYLEMGEEIRGGGVPVRRVNRFIEKPDRKRAEEYVRSGRHLWNSGMFLWRVDAITNAILRHMPELEEPMRLFRGAAEKDLSSVLESVYEDLPDLSIDYGVMEKAERVAAIAADFRWNDVGSWSALGDLIDADAEGNAAVGGHLGIDSRRCVVYSSGRLIATVGVDDLIVVETDGAVLVCPRDRAQDVRLVVERLRREGRRDLL